In the genome of Microbacterium paraoxydans, the window CTGCTCGTCGTCATGGCCTTCGCTGTCGGCGCTCTGGTGCTCGCCGCCCTCACGCTGCGGCGGCGTACACGCTGAGCCGGAGTCCTGGCCCGGGTCAGCGCGCGGCGCGGTTCTTGGTGTGCTTCGTCGGCACGGCGGCCCAGGGGTCCTCGGGCCAGGGGTGCCGGGGGTAGCGGCCGCGCATCTCGGCGCGCACCTGCGCATAGGGGCCCGACCAGAACGAGGCGAGGTCGTCCGTGACCGCGAGCGGCCGCCCCGCCGGAGACAGCAGATGGAAGAGGACGGGGACGCGGCCGTCCACCAGCCGGGGAGTCTCCGCCCACCCGAAGCACTCCTGCAGCTTCACCGCCACGACGGGCCGTGCGGTCGCGTCGCCGTCGGGCTCCGGGTAGGTGATGCGTACCCGGGAGCCGCTGGGCACGTCGAGCCGCTCCGGGACGAGCGCATCGAGGTGCACGGCCTCGGGCCAGGGCAGCAGACGACGCAGCGCCGATGACAGATCCAGCCGACTCGCGGGCGTGCCGGAGGCGAGAGCGTCGAGCTCCGGTGCCAGCCACACATCGAGCGATTCGAGCAGACCCGCGTCCGACACATCGGGCCAGGGGTCTCCGAGTTCACGTCGCAGCAGTGCGAGTCGGCGCCGCAGGGCCTCCGCGCCGTCGGACCACGTGAACATGCCGAGGCCATCGCGTCGGAGGGCTCGGCCTACGGCATCCCGGCCTTCCGAGGCCGACGGGCGCACCGGCACCGATGAGCGCACGATCGCCCCGATCCGGCGTTCGCGGCGGGCCTGTACACGGCCTCCGACGTACTCGGCCTCGACGCGGTCGCTCATCAGGGGGCCTGCCGCGCGCTCCACCTGCTCCTCGGTGAGGGCCGCTGCGGCGCGGATGACCGCACCGGAGCCGGCTGCCGTCCGGGACGAGGTTCGGGCGACGTCGGCCACGGCGAGCCATTCCGACGCGGCCGGAGCGCCGCTGACACCGGCCCGGCTGCCGGACGCCAGCAGGAAGGTCGCTCCCGATCCCGAGTGCTCGACGCGGCGGGCGACACGCTCGGGGAAGGCCAGCGCGATCACGAGCCCGACGCCGTCGAGACCCGCGCGCGTGTCGGGCGTCATGTCGACGAGGCGTTCCAGACGACGCGCGTCCTCTCGCCAGCGCCGGGCCTCGGCAGTGCCCCCTCCGCGCAACGTGACGAGAGCGCGGGCGACGTCGGCGTCCGGGGTGCGCTGATCGCCACCCAGGAGCGCCACGACCTCGGCGGCGAGCCGGCTCCCCACCGCGGGGCTGCCGTCACGCAGCGCTCTGGCCAACCGCGGATCGGTGGGGATTCGTGCCAGGGCACGGCCCTCTGCCGTGGCGCGCCCGTCGTCGTCGATCGCTCCGAGACCGCGGAGCACCGTGACAGCATCGGCCAGGCTGTCGGCTCGCAGCGGTTCGATCATGCGCAGGTCGGCACCGCCCGGGGCGCCCCAGCAGGCGAGCAGGAGGGCGGCGTCGGTGAGGTCGGCCGTGGCGATCTCCGGGGATGGCCGCGCGGGAGCGGCAGCATAGGTGCGCTCGTCCACACAGCGGATCACGGTGCCGGGGCCCTGCCGGGTGGCGCGTCCGGCACGCTGCACACAGGAGGAACGGGAGGCGGCGGTGGTGACCAGGCCCGTCATTCCGCGCGCGGCGTCACGCTGCGGCTGCCGTGCCAGACAGCTGTCCACGACCAGCCGCACACCCGGCACTGTGAGAGAAGACTCGGCGACCGAGGTGGCGACGATGATGCGGGGCGGGGCCTCCGGCGCACGACCACGGATCACGGCGTCCTGCTCCGCTGACGGGATCCGGCCGTGCAGCTCTCGCACATCGAAGGTGCTGTTCCGGTCCCGGACGCGTCGAGCGATCTCCGACACCTCGCGCGCGCCGGGGGCGAATACGAGCACATCCGCTTCGGGATCATCCCGGACGAGCTCGGCGGTGGCGGTGGCGGTGACACTCGCGACGTGGTCGAGGAAGCCCCGGGTGACTCCGCGTTCATCGAGGCGGGGCGCGGAACCCGGTGCCCAGCGCTCGGTGAAAGGAAACGCCGGGACGTCGTGGTCGATGATCGGCGCGGGAGCCTCCTCGGTGCCGATGACCGCAGCGATCCGGTCGGCGTCGAGGGTGGCGGACATGGCGATGACGACGAGGTCATCTCGCAGCTCGCGAACCTCGGAGAGCAGGCCGATGAGGAGATCGGTCTCGAGGGCCCGTTCGTGCACCTCGTCGATGATGACCGCACTCACGCCGTCGAGTCCGGGGTCGCCCAGCATCCGTCGCAGGAGCACGCCGGCGGTGACGAACTCGACTCTCGTGTCCGGCCCGACAGTGCGCTCGCCGCGGACGGTGAAGCCCACCCGGGATCCGAGCGGGGAGCCATCGAGGTGTGCGAGTCGGCGGGCGGCGGCACGCGCGGCGACCCGGCGGGGTTGGGTGACGATCACGCGGCCGGTGCGGCGTGAGGCGAGCAGCGGCGGGACGAGGGTGGTCTTGCCCGTGCCCGGCGGCGCGGTCACGACCACGGATCCGCTCGTGTCGAGGGCGGCGGAGAGCTCGTCGAGGGCGCCCGCGAAAGACAGACCGCCGCCGATGGCGGTGAGGTCGAAGGCAGCGCGGGTCACCCGTCCAGTCTGCCCGGTCGATCGACGCCCGGAGCCGTTCACAACTCAGGAGATGCGGGGGGATTCGGAGCACAGAGAGGCATCGCCGCGTCCGTGCCCGCCGATCTCCTGAGTTGTGAACCGGCGGAGGCGGTGCCCGACGACAGACAGCGGATGCCGCGACCGAGTCGGTCGCGGCATCCGCTGTTATGTGCTGCTACTCCGCGTCGGGAGCCGGGGGAGCGGGCGGCGGCGGGGTGGTCGGTGCGGGCGTGCGCGGCGCGGGGGCCGGTGCGGACGCTTCGGCGACTCCCGCCCCGAAGCCGCGGCCGACGGCCTGTCCCTGGATGATGCCGGCGAGATCGAGGCCGGTCGCGGAGTGCACGCTGTCGAAGACCGAACGCAGGGCTTTCGCGCTGTCGGCACCGACGACGTTGGACGCGCCGTCCTCGCCGGATCCGCCGACGATCGAGACGCTGCCGATGGCGGCGTAGCCCTTCGCGAACTCCGACATGATCGACGGCAGCACCTCCAGCACGCGCTGCGAGAGGAAGGCATCCTGGTTGGAGGCGATGGCCTTGGCCTCGGCCTCGACAGCGGCGGCACGGGCTTCACCCTCGGCGCGGATCGCCTCGGCCTCGGCATTGGCGCGCAGCCGACGAGCCTCCGCCTCCGCCTCCGCCTGGGCGCGCAGCGCGTCGGCGTCACCGGTGGCCTTCGCGATCGCGGCCGCCGCCTCACCGTCGGCGCGCGCCTTGTCGGCCTGTGCCTGCTGCTCGGCGATGCGGGTGCGCGCCTCGGCCTGCTTGACCTGCTCGATCGCCGCCGCCTCGGCCGCCCGCTCACGCGTGTACAGCTCGGCCTGCGCGCGGGTCTCCGCCTCGTACCGCTGCGCGTCCGCGACGCGCTTGACGTCGGCGTCGAGCTGCGCCTGCTTGTTCTCGGCCTGCTGCTGGAGCACGGCCTGCTCGGCCTGGGCGCGGGCGAGCTGCTCGGCCTGCTCCGCTTCGGCGCGTGCGCGGCCGATGCCCGCGTTGGCGTTGGCGGTGTTGGTGTCGAGGGCGGTCTGCTCGACGAGGTTCGCCTCCTGGTTGGCGATGTTCTTCTGGTTGATCGCGCGGTCGGCGTTGGTCTGCGAGATCTCCGCGGCCTGGCGCTTCGCCTGGATCTCCGGGGCACCGAGGGACTGGATGTAGCCGACCTTGTCGGTGATGCCCTTGATCTGGAAGGAGTCGAGGATGAGGCCCTGTTCGGCGAGCTCCTGGGAGACGTCGGCGGCGATCTGGTCGGAGAACTTCTTGCGCTCCCGCATGAGCTCCACGACGGAGAGCGTCGCGACGATGCCGCGCAGGGCGCCCTCGAGCTGCTCGGTGGTGAACTGCTCGATTGCCTTGTCCTGGGAGGCGAAGCGCTCGGCGGCCCGGCGCACCAGCAGCGGGTCGGAGCCGATCTTGACGATGGCGACGCCGTCGACGTTGAGCGTCACGTTGTCGAGCGACTGGGCCTCGGCGTTGAGCGACACCTGCCGTGAGCGGAGGGAGATGATCTCGTGGCGCTGGGTGATCGGGTTGACGAGCGACTTCCCGTTCACGATGACCGTGACGGGCGATTCCGACATCTCCGAGCTGCTCGTGCCGTCGGCGCCGATCACGGCACGCTGCACCTTCTGCTTGCGTCCGGAGATGACGAGCGCTTCGTCGGCGCGAGCCACCTTGATCCAGCTGCGGGCGAACAGCAGCAGGATCAGCAGGACGACGATCGCGGCGACGACCGCGATCCCGATGACGATGAGGATGCCGACGATTCCGGCGATCTCCATGGATGACCTCCCTGGTTCCCCCCGAGGGGGCGGTCCGATATGCCCACGGTCGATGTGGGCGTGCGCAACCCACCCTGCCAGAAAAGAGACGCCCGCCACCGCGTCGGGCGCCATCATGCCGGTATCGGTGGGCGTTCCTCCCGTCGCCCTGCCTGTGGAGGAGGGGAGCGGTCAGCGGGTGCGGAGCTTCTCCGCGAGGTCGCGCAGCAGGCGCAGCTCCTCGTCGTCGAGGCGTGACATCCGGTCGGCGATCGACCGGCCGTGCACGGTCGCGAGCGCACGGAAGGCCCGGGCGCCCTCGTCCGTCGCGCGGATCAGGGCGCCGCGGCCGTCGTCCGGGTCGGCGCACTTCGCGACCAGTCCCCGCGTCACCATGCGGTCGACGAGGCGGGAGACGCTCGGCTGGCTGATGAGCATGTTGGCGGTGATGTCGCGCAGGCGGGCGGTCATCTCCGGCGAGCGCGTGACGGTGAGCAGCACGTCGTACTCGGCCTGCGTGATGTCGCCGGTGTCGAAGTCGGCTGCCATCTCGGTGAACAGTTCGTGCTGCGCGCGGAACAGGCTTTCCCAGGCCTCCAGCGCGAGCTTCCGATCGGTCATCCTCACAGAGTACCGGGCGCAGTAAAGGGCCGGTCGGAGAGGCTCCCGACCGGCCCTTGTCCCTTGCACCAAGAGTGTCCTGCAATCACATGCGGTGGATGCCACAGCAAACATTCACCGTGCGATCACTGTATAACGGCGAGGTAACGAATGCAACGGTTTGATCACGAATAGGCGGGATTCGCAGCGATGATGTGCGTTTTCACGAAACCTGGCGAATTTTCGGTGCGGGGCCGACATCACGCGGCGATCGAGCGCCGTTGGCGCGGCATGGTTAGTTTCGACAGTGGCGCGATGCGCAGTCTTCGTGTGGGGCGAGCGTTCCGTTAGCATTCGCGTCGCCGGCAGAACGCGCGCACGAAAGTGGTCGAAGGTGGCGGCGATGAGGGATGGTTGGGTGAATGGTGTCCCGGGGGTCCGCTGGTTGGAGGGGTGGTTCGCGCCGGAGCGGCCCGCGCTGGTGGACGTGCCGTCGGGGTGGTTCCGCTTCTTGCGCGCCTCGATAAGCAGCGCGCGTCGATGGCGCCGGGGTATGTGCTCCATCAGGTGAAGTCGAAGTTCGGGGCGCCGCGTTTCTATGCCCAGCCGGCCGAGGATCCGGCCGCCTACCACGAGGCGTTCAACGAGGTGATTCCAGCAGCGGAGCGGGAGAGCATCTCCACGTATGAATGGTGCGGGAGCCGGCAGCGCAGTACTTCGTTGACCTGTGAGGGTGGGCGCTTTGCCCCGAGCATGCGCCTCGGGAAGCCGAACCCTCCTGACTCGAGCGTGGCAGCCGGGGGCATCCCTGTGGCTGATAGCTTTCCGATGTCGATGATGTGCGGGGGCACCGCCCGTGGTGACAGCTCATCGTGCTCGATCGACGCTCGAGTGTGAGACCGGGTTGAGGCAGGCGGAAGAGAGCGGGGCGAGGGAGCAGTGATGAACAGGGACGAGGCGCAGGCGCGGGTTGTCACGGAAGGTGCGTTGGTCTGGCATTACACGAGTCTGGATACCGTCAACCGCATCCTCGAAAACAATTATCTGCTTGCCACCGAAGTGTCGTTCCAGAACGACATCCGCGAGACCGTGACCGCGGACGACGCGTTCAAAGAAGCTCTTGACGTGCTCTCGGCGGACCCATCGTTTTCGAGGTTCGTCGGTTCCACCCGCCAGCTTCTGGGAGACCTGGAAAACGGGATGCACCTGGGAGGGTCGTTGGATGGGGCATTGGTCGACAACGCCCGTTTCATCCTCTGCTCCTCCGGCGACCCTGATTCCCTGTATGCGTGGCGGACATACGGCACCAGTGGTGCGATCGGATGCGCGATTGGCCTTGACCCCGCGGTTCCGCTCGGTGTCGTCGTCGACCCAACCCATGCGGCAGGCGGGTACCCCGTGCGCGGGTGGACGGAGGTGATCTATTCACCCGAGACAGTCGCTCAGATCGCTGAGGCTGAGCTCATCACGTTGGGGAACTCGTGGAACCTCGAGATGTCGGGCGAAGACGAGCAAGCCGCAGCGTCTGCTTTCAATCTTCTGATCACGCATCTCGAGATGGCGCGCTCTCGTGTTCGGGCGGTGGCGAAGGACCCGTCGTTCGCGGATGAGAGAGAGCGCCGCGTGACAATGGAGGGCATCGGGCGCGTGTCCCCGATGCCTCTGACCTTCACGCCGAGCAGCATGGGACCCCGCCCGCACGTCAGGCTCGCAACCGCGCCGACGTGGGGATCAGTCGTGCCCGGCGCGCATAGCGCGCCGAGGCTACCAATCCGCGCGATCAAACTCGGTCCTGACGCGCCCGAGATCGCTGAGGTTTCGGCGCAGTGGATGCTGCGCGCCAATGGCTACTACCTCGACGGGATCCCGGTGCGAAGCGGGTGGCCGGATGATTGGGAACACACCGTCATCGTTGCCCGATCGCGTCACCCCTACAGGTCGCGGTGACCCCGGGCGACCGGGGTCAGCGTGATCATGCCCACCGGCGGAGGGCGTCGCGCATCTGTCGCGCGGTCGTGAAGCCGCTGCGGCGGGCGACGTCTTCGTATTCTGCGGCGCGGTTGACCGTCGTAGATGGAGAGAAGGCCGCGGGCGGTGCGAACGCGGCGACTCTCGATCTCGCCGTGGGCTGGTGTCCGTGGCGGCGAAGACGCGGAGCAACACAGCCAGGCCCGACGTCCCCGCCTTGTGCGGGTACGTCTTTCTTTCCCGCCATCGACGCCGCACTTTGATGCCGCGTCGCGCGTGTGGGCGGCGCCGGCTGATCACTCCCATTGGTGCCGACCGGGCATGATTGTTCGCGGCGGGGACGTGTTGCTACCGGCCTGCGCCGGGTTGGGGGTGGTGTGTGGTTGCATGAGCCCATGGCATCGAAGTCGAAGCGGATGAAGGCGCGGAACAAGCGTCGACGGCACTCCACCGGGCGTTCGTCCGCGACGGCAGTCGTGGACCCGCACGCGAAGTTCCTGATGAAGTCCAGCGAGGCGATGTTCTCGTTGTTTGCGGAGATGTCGGCCGACGGTGATTTCTCGGAGAACGTCGAGCAGGCGTTCGCAGAGCGGGTGGGGGAGCTCGCGGAGGTGGGGTCGCGTTTCGCTCCGGTGCGTCTGGCGGAGACGGCCCGTCTGGCGTTTTTCCCGCTGGCACCTGAGGGTGAGGTCGTGGTTCACCCTGAGGGTGGGGCGTTCCAACTTGAGCTGCTTCTGTTGCTGGCAGTCACGGGCCGGGCGTCTGCACGCTCGAGCGGGCAGACGGTCCGTGCGGGGGAGATGAGCCGTTCGGTGCAAGACGTGCGGGAGCTGATCGATCTGGTCACGAATCTGGGCATGCTTCGCCCGCTCGCGAGCGTCGACCGGGACGACCCGCTGGCATGGTTGTCGTTCAGTGTGCAGGGGTCGGAAGTCGCGATGCGCAACTCGTCGTACCCGGAGGCCGCACAGGCGACCGTCCTCGAGCTCCTCGACGGCAACGACACCGTCCGTGCGGGCTTGGAGTCCAGCGTCGGTTTCACCGCAACCGACGCGTTGAGTGTCCTTGCGGCGTGCGATGCGATCCAGAAACGCAAGTTGAACGACCGGGGACAGCGCGTCGCTGCCACCCACAACGTGATCGATGCCGGCGCGGATGTTGATGAGGATCAGCTGTTCGGTGCTGTCGGGGATGCGCTGATGGCGCTGTTCGAACCGCCCGTCGAGGACTGCACGGTCGGGGCCGACGAGCTGGCCGTGGAGAGCGGGCTCGGGCAGGAGCGCATCGAACGTATCCTCGATTTCTTCTCCTTCGATCCCGGCGAGATGACTCCGTTGGAAGCCGCGACGAGGTTTGTTCAGGGAGACAACCCCTGGCGCACGGCGCCCCTGCTCCGAGACGACTCCGGACGGGTGCTGCTGCTGCACAACGCCCACTGTGCGACTGCGATCAAGGAACGGCTGGAGGAGCACCTCAAACCCTTGAAGGCGTGGAGCGTGTACGCGAAGCATCGCGGCGACATGTTGGAGGAGCGGGTCTTGCGGGCGATGCGCACGATCGTTCCGACCGGGACGTATCGGAACGGGTTTGAGTTCTTCATTCCCGGCACGGAGGAAGAGGCCGCCGATCGGGTGCCCGCTGACTACACGAAGCGGGTGGAGTGCGACCACCTGGTCCTGGTCGACGATGTCGCGTTCATCATCGAGGACAAGGCGGTCGCTTTCAGCGCGCTCGCGCGCGGCGGGAAGAGCACCCGTCAACGGGCAGACCTGAGGGGGATCATCACCAAGGCTGCTGAGCAGGCGGGTCGTGTCCGCACCGCGATCGTCCGCGACGGTGGCATGCGGGTGGAGGGTGAGGGGTGGGTGGATCTCGGGCATATCCGAGAGATCCACACCATCGCTGTCAGCCTCGACGACATTCCCACGGTGTTCACCGCGACAGCGGACCTGCTGCAGGCGGGACTCATCGACTTGGATAACGTGCCCTGGACGGTGTCCTTGCACGACTTGGAGTTGATCGCTGATCTCGTCGATCGGCCGGCCGAGTTCCTCCTCTACCTGCGGCGGCGGCGCGACCCGGTCACGACGATGATGTACATGGCGCCGGACGAGTTGGACCTGTTCCTGTACTTCTACGAGACGGGTCTGTGGGTCGAACCGGATCCGGATCTTGTGCGGGAGGCGTTTCCGTTCCTGCCCGCCCCATCTCCGGGCGACTTTCGTCGTTACCGCGACCAGGGCCCTGGAATAATCACGAGCAGAACGGATGCGTTGGACCGCTGGTACTACAGCCGGGACCATACGCCGCGGGCGCCGAAGCCGACGATGGCCGTCACGGCGATCGTCGACCTGGTCGACGAGCTCGAGCGGCGACAGTGCTACGGGTGGTTGAGTATCGGCGCGACCCTTCGCGCGGGAAACGCCGCTGACCAGGAACGGCTCGCCCGTCACCCGAAAGACCTTCTCGATAACCCTCGTCCCGACGGGCGGGGACGGTCGTTGACTGTCCCGATGACCGGGACGGTGAACCCCGAAGAGGGGTGGATTCTGGTGTGGGCGACTAAGCCTGCAACGGTCGACACGAAGCGGTGGGTCACGAATATCCGCGGCTATCTGAAAGCCAAGGGACACCAGCTGAAGATCCCTCGGGTTGTCGCGTTCGCCTTCGACGAAGGGACACGCGAGCTGTTTGATGTGCTTTACGAGGGAGACACGGGCTCGCTCGATCCCGCTTTGATGGCGACGCTACGAGCGCTCCAGCCCGCCAGCGCCCTGCAATCGCGTCTTCCACCGGAAGCGAAGAAACGCCCGGGCAAAGGACCCGCGCCGAAGTGAGGTGACCGCTGTCAGCGACAGGGAGAGCGGATGGCACGGCGCGGGCCGGCTCACCTAGTGGATGAGCTCCGTGGCGCCATAAAACTCACCCGGAGTAGTCGTGCGCTGCGCTCTTGTCCGATCCCAGTCGTGGGGCGCACCCTGGAGGTGGAACGCGGGCGATCCCGGGCGGGCGGGCCAAGCCTGCGTCCTCGCTGCTGGACCGGCGGGGGCTGAAGCGGGTCCAGGCGAGGCGCCCCGGGTATTGGTACCCCCCCCGGCCCGGGGCGCCCCGCGGCGGCGTCTTGAGGAAGGACGCGTGAGGAGCCATACCCATGATCTTCTCGGCGAGTAAGTGGGGCATCGTTAGCGTCGGGATTGAGGTGTCAGACGCGTCCGATCATGATCACGGTCGCG includes:
- the hrpB gene encoding ATP-dependent helicase HrpB, with translation MTRAAFDLTAIGGGLSFAGALDELSAALDTSGSVVVTAPPGTGKTTLVPPLLASRRTGRVIVTQPRRVAARAAARRLAHLDGSPLGSRVGFTVRGERTVGPDTRVEFVTAGVLLRRMLGDPGLDGVSAVIIDEVHERALETDLLIGLLSEVRELRDDLVVIAMSATLDADRIAAVIGTEEAPAPIIDHDVPAFPFTERWAPGSAPRLDERGVTRGFLDHVASVTATATAELVRDDPEADVLVFAPGAREVSEIARRVRDRNSTFDVRELHGRIPSAEQDAVIRGRAPEAPPRIIVATSVAESSLTVPGVRLVVDSCLARQPQRDAARGMTGLVTTAASRSSCVQRAGRATRQGPGTVIRCVDERTYAAAPARPSPEIATADLTDAALLLACWGAPGGADLRMIEPLRADSLADAVTVLRGLGAIDDDGRATAEGRALARIPTDPRLARALRDGSPAVGSRLAAEVVALLGGDQRTPDADVARALVTLRGGGTAEARRWREDARRLERLVDMTPDTRAGLDGVGLVIALAFPERVARRVEHSGSGATFLLASGSRAGVSGAPAASEWLAVADVARTSSRTAAGSGAVIRAAAALTEEQVERAAGPLMSDRVEAEYVGGRVQARRERRIGAIVRSSVPVRPSASEGRDAVGRALRRDGLGMFTWSDGAEALRRRLALLRRELGDPWPDVSDAGLLESLDVWLAPELDALASGTPASRLDLSSALRRLLPWPEAVHLDALVPERLDVPSGSRVRITYPEPDGDATARPVVAVKLQECFGWAETPRLVDGRVPVLFHLLSPAGRPLAVTDDLASFWSGPYAQVRAEMRGRYPRHPWPEDPWAAVPTKHTKNRAAR
- a CDS encoding SPFH domain-containing protein; its protein translation is MEIAGIVGILIVIGIAVVAAIVVLLILLLFARSWIKVARADEALVISGRKQKVQRAVIGADGTSSSEMSESPVTVIVNGKSLVNPITQRHEIISLRSRQVSLNAEAQSLDNVTLNVDGVAIVKIGSDPLLVRRAAERFASQDKAIEQFTTEQLEGALRGIVATLSVVELMRERKKFSDQIAADVSQELAEQGLILDSFQIKGITDKVGYIQSLGAPEIQAKRQAAEISQTNADRAINQKNIANQEANLVEQTALDTNTANANAGIGRARAEAEQAEQLARAQAEQAVLQQQAENKQAQLDADVKRVADAQRYEAETRAQAELYTRERAAEAAAIEQVKQAEARTRIAEQQAQADKARADGEAAAAIAKATGDADALRAQAEAEAEARRLRANAEAEAIRAEGEARAAAVEAEAKAIASNQDAFLSQRVLEVLPSIMSEFAKGYAAIGSVSIVGGSGEDGASNVVGADSAKALRSVFDSVHSATGLDLAGIIQGQAVGRGFGAGVAEASAPAPAPRTPAPTTPPPPAPPAPDAE
- a CDS encoding MarR family winged helix-turn-helix transcriptional regulator, whose product is MTDRKLALEAWESLFRAQHELFTEMAADFDTGDITQAEYDVLLTVTRSPEMTARLRDITANMLISQPSVSRLVDRMVTRGLVAKCADPDDGRGALIRATDEGARAFRALATVHGRSIADRMSRLDDEELRLLRDLAEKLRTR
- a CDS encoding preprotein translocase subunit SecA, which gives rise to MASKSKRMKARNKRRRHSTGRSSATAVVDPHAKFLMKSSEAMFSLFAEMSADGDFSENVEQAFAERVGELAEVGSRFAPVRLAETARLAFFPLAPEGEVVVHPEGGAFQLELLLLLAVTGRASARSSGQTVRAGEMSRSVQDVRELIDLVTNLGMLRPLASVDRDDPLAWLSFSVQGSEVAMRNSSYPEAAQATVLELLDGNDTVRAGLESSVGFTATDALSVLAACDAIQKRKLNDRGQRVAATHNVIDAGADVDEDQLFGAVGDALMALFEPPVEDCTVGADELAVESGLGQERIERILDFFSFDPGEMTPLEAATRFVQGDNPWRTAPLLRDDSGRVLLLHNAHCATAIKERLEEHLKPLKAWSVYAKHRGDMLEERVLRAMRTIVPTGTYRNGFEFFIPGTEEEAADRVPADYTKRVECDHLVLVDDVAFIIEDKAVAFSALARGGKSTRQRADLRGIITKAAEQAGRVRTAIVRDGGMRVEGEGWVDLGHIREIHTIAVSLDDIPTVFTATADLLQAGLIDLDNVPWTVSLHDLELIADLVDRPAEFLLYLRRRRDPVTTMMYMAPDELDLFLYFYETGLWVEPDPDLVREAFPFLPAPSPGDFRRYRDQGPGIITSRTDALDRWYYSRDHTPRAPKPTMAVTAIVDLVDELERRQCYGWLSIGATLRAGNAADQERLARHPKDLLDNPRPDGRGRSLTVPMTGTVNPEEGWILVWATKPATVDTKRWVTNIRGYLKAKGHQLKIPRVVAFAFDEGTRELFDVLYEGDTGSLDPALMATLRALQPASALQSRLPPEAKKRPGKGPAPK